One Flavobacterium cerinum genomic window, TTTTAAGAAAAATGAAACTATCGATTCGTTAAAAATGCGGGAATCCGAACGTCTGATTCGTCGTCAGCGTTATGTACGCAGTGTCGTGGTAAAACCTATTCCAACTTCCAGCCCGGATTCCGTAGATGTTGTGGTTCGCGTATTGGATTCCTGGAGTTTTATTCCAACCGGAGCCATATCCAGCTCCCAAAGCAATCTGGAATTAACCGAACGTAATTTTATGGGATTGGGACACGAATTCGAAAACAATTTCAAACAACGCTTTTCCGATAATAAAAGTGCTTATAGTGCCCGTTATACGATCCCGAATATCAGAAATACCTATATCAACACCACACTTCGTTACGAATACGGTCTTGAAGACGATTATATTAAGGGGATTTCGATCGAACGTGGTTTCTTTTCCCCGTTAACCAAATGGGCCGGCGGTTATAGCTTTGAACAGAATTTTCATAAAGAAGAATTTAAAGACGGAACTTTTGACGATCTCGGCAATCCCAACACCGTTTTTCAAAATTTTAAAGCCGAAGGACAAAACATTTGGGGCGGTCGTGCCTTTCGTATTCTAAAAGGTCGTTCGGAAGACAATCGGGTAACGAATCTGGTAACCACAGCCCGGTATTATAATTTAAAATTTATTGAAAAGCCGGGTATCGAATTCGACTCCATTAATTTTTTTTCCAATACGCAACTCTATTTAACCAGTATCGGAATCACTACCCGTAGTTTCGTACAGGAACGTTATTTATTCAACTATGGCATTATCGAGGACGTTCCGGTTGGACGCGTATATTCGATTACAGCCGGAATCCATCATAAAAACGCATTAAAACGTATGTATCTTGGCGGAAGACTATCATCCGGTGATTATTATAATTTCGGTTTTTTAGGAACCACGGTCGAATGGGGCGCTTTTTTTAACGGTTCGTCAACCGAACAAAGTGTTTTCCGTTTTGAACTCAATTATTTTACCAAGCTGATGGAATTGGGTAATTGGAAGTTCCGACAGTTTATCAAGCCCGAATTTATAATCGGAAGTCATCGTTTACCAACGGAACGCGATTTACTGACTTTATCCGGAAATAACGGGATTCAGGGATTCGACAGCGTAGATTTTTACGGTAGTCGCAAATGGCAGCTTACGATTCAGACACAATCCTATATGCCCGGAAGCTGGTACGGCTTCCGTTTTAGTCCGTTTGCTAATTTTTCGTTCGGTATGTTAGGTGATCAGGACCACTTGTTTTCCACCCGCCTGTTTTCAAAATTCGGTCTTGGTGTATTGATCAGTAATGACTATCTGGTCTTTAACAGTTTTCAGTTATCTTTTGCTTTTTATCCGAGTATTCCCGGAGCCGGCGATAATATTTTTAAAACCAACTCATTCAAAAACACCGATTTCGGATTGCAAAACTTCCAAATGGGTAACCCTGCTTTGGTTCCGTATCAATAATTTCACTTTTGCCGTAACAAATCGGAAATTGACTCGTCTTATTTTAATCAATCAAAAAATAATACTTTGGAAACAATCCTTACCATTCAAAATTTAGATAAAAGATTCGGGAATGTCCATGCTGTTAAAAATGTTTCTTTTGAAATCAAAAAAGGAAACGTTTATGGTATTTTAGGACCAAACGGAAGCGGTAAATCGACCACGTTGGGCATCATTCTGAATGTTGTCAATAAAACGTCCGGTAACTATACCTGGTTCGACGGTAAAATGGACACTCATCATGCACTGAAAAAAGTAGGTGCAATTATCGAACGTCCTAATTTTTATCCTTATCTGACAGCCGAAGAAAACCTGAAACTGGTTTGTAAAATCAAAGGCGTTAGTTACGATAAAGTACAGGAAAAGCTTGAAGTTGTAGGACTTCACGAACGAAAAGACAGTAAATTCAGAACTTTTTCATTAGGGATGAAACAACGTCTTGCTATTGCCTCGGCTTTACTTAATGATCCCGAAATTCTGATTCTTGACGAACCTACAAACGGGTTAGATCCGCAGGGAATCCGACAAATTCGTGACATCATCAAACATATTGCCTCATTGGGAACGACAATTTTACTGGCCTCTCACCTTTTGGATGAAGTAGAAAAAGTGTGTACGCATGTGGTTGTACTCCGTAAAGGAGAAATTCTGTACACCGGGACTGTTGACGGTATCATTTCGAACGAAGGCTTTTTTGAACTTCAGTCGGATAATCATGAAATGCTGAAATCCGTTTTAAAAGGTCTTACTGTAATTGATAAAATAGAAGAAGACGAAGGAAAACTATTTGTGTACTTAAATGCACCGTTAGAAGCTTCGGAACTTAACCGTTATCTGTTCCGGAACAACATTGTTCTGAATCATCTGGTAAAACGAAAACACAGTCTTGAAGAACAGTTTTTACAATTAACCAGCAATCAGTAATTTCATCAATCACAATCCAACCTCATGAAACGTCTTTTAGATATCGAACTACAGAAATTATGGAAAAACAGAGCCAGTAAGGTTTTAATTCTTTCCTACTTTATATTATTATCCTTTATTGCTTTAATCGCTTCTATCAAATTTGACTTCGGAAGTTTTCGATTGCATATTGCCGAACAAGGAATCTTTAACTTTCCTTATATCTGGCATTTTAACACTTATATTGCTTCTATTTTAAAGCTTTTCCTTGCTATTGTAATTGTATCCATGATGGCTAACGAATACAGTTACGGAACTTTAAAACAAAACCTCATCGACGGATTAAGCAAAAAAGAATTTATCAAATCGAAATTTCTGACCGTATTACTCTTTGCTTTTGGTTCTACGGTTTTTATATTCCTACTTTCTCTTATTTTAGGTTACAGCTATTCTTCCTATAATGAATTCAATATTGTTTTTTCGGAATTGGATTATTTAGCCGCCTATTTCCTGAAATTAACAGCTTTTTTCTCTTTCTGTTTATTTTTAGGCATACTGGTAAAACGTTCCGCTTTTGCACTTGGTTTCCTTTTATTATGGAGTATTCTGGAAGCAATCGCCATCGGATTAATGCGTTGGAAATTTTTTAAAGATACCGATGTTTACCAACAAGTAAGTCGCTTTTTTCCGTTAGAATCAATGAGTAATCTAATAAAAGAGCCCTTTTCCCGCCTTTCGGTTATTAAAAATTTAAGCAATACAATTAGTGGTCAGGACATGGCAAAAGACTATAGTGTACATTTTGGAGACATAGCCATCGTGATCGTCTGGACCGTTATTTTTATGTTAATGTCGTATAAAATTCTGAAAAAACGAGATTTGTAGTATCTTTG contains:
- a CDS encoding ABC transporter permease → MKRLLDIELQKLWKNRASKVLILSYFILLSFIALIASIKFDFGSFRLHIAEQGIFNFPYIWHFNTYIASILKLFLAIVIVSMMANEYSYGTLKQNLIDGLSKKEFIKSKFLTVLLFAFGSTVFIFLLSLILGYSYSSYNEFNIVFSELDYLAAYFLKLTAFFSFCLFLGILVKRSAFALGFLLLWSILEAIAIGLMRWKFFKDTDVYQQVSRFFPLESMSNLIKEPFSRLSVIKNLSNTISGQDMAKDYSVHFGDIAIVIVWTVIFMLMSYKILKKRDL
- a CDS encoding ABC transporter ATP-binding protein, whose amino-acid sequence is METILTIQNLDKRFGNVHAVKNVSFEIKKGNVYGILGPNGSGKSTTLGIILNVVNKTSGNYTWFDGKMDTHHALKKVGAIIERPNFYPYLTAEENLKLVCKIKGVSYDKVQEKLEVVGLHERKDSKFRTFSLGMKQRLAIASALLNDPEILILDEPTNGLDPQGIRQIRDIIKHIASLGTTILLASHLLDEVEKVCTHVVVLRKGEILYTGTVDGIISNEGFFELQSDNHEMLKSVLKGLTVIDKIEEDEGKLFVYLNAPLEASELNRYLFRNNIVLNHLVKRKHSLEEQFLQLTSNQ